From Spirochaetota bacterium, the proteins below share one genomic window:
- the truB gene encoding tRNA pseudouridine(55) synthase TruB produces MSNIGILGVNKPAGMTSFDVVRQIKRETGIKKIGHGGTLDPMATGVLPILFNEATAFFDVLLNSVKIYETEIQLGSVTDTDDKEGQITETLPIKDISLEEIKTHIESLTGTISQIPPQYSALKIDGQRAYDLARKGKQILLKPREVIVYMWDRVSYDAEKHIIKARIHCGSGTYIRSLGKDLATMLQTGGHLISLHRVSSGGIDIKDTIEFDDIATKWQEKFISPEEALAFLPVIEWEGDKEYLLHGKPLVRELCKYPSKDGIYRLMYAGRIVALLEHKDRKLTYKKNLMHLYKNTEIEEK; encoded by the coding sequence ATGAGTAATATTGGTATTTTAGGTGTGAATAAGCCTGCTGGGATGACTTCTTTTGATGTTGTTCGTCAAATCAAACGCGAAACAGGAATCAAAAAAATAGGACACGGTGGAACATTAGACCCTATGGCTACAGGAGTGTTGCCGATTTTGTTCAATGAAGCAACAGCTTTTTTTGATGTGTTATTGAATTCTGTGAAGATTTATGAAACAGAAATTCAACTAGGATCTGTTACAGATACTGATGACAAAGAAGGACAAATAACAGAAACTCTTCCTATAAAAGATATTTCTTTGGAAGAAATAAAAACACATATAGAATCACTAACTGGTACTATCTCTCAAATTCCTCCTCAATATTCTGCTCTAAAAATTGATGGTCAACGAGCTTATGATCTTGCTCGAAAAGGCAAACAAATTCTTCTAAAACCTAGAGAAGTGATTGTTTATATGTGGGATAGAGTCTCTTATGATGCAGAAAAACATATTATCAAAGCAAGAATTCATTGTGGCTCTGGTACTTATATCAGATCTCTCGGTAAAGATTTAGCAACAATGCTTCAGACGGGGGGACATTTAATATCTCTTCATAGAGTATCTTCAGGTGGGATTGATATCAAAGATACGATTGAATTTGATGATATTGCAACAAAATGGCAAGAAAAATTTATTTCTCCAGAAGAAGCTTTAGCATTTCTACCTGTAATAGAGTGGGAAGGAGATAAAGAATACTTACTTCATGGAAAACCACTTGTAAGAGAGCTATGCAAATATCCGTCTAAAGATGGAATATATAGATTGATGTATGCGGGTCGTATTGTTGCTTTGTTGGAACATAAAGATAGAAAACTTACTTACAAAAAAAATCTCATGCATTTGTACAAAAATACAGAAATAGAAGAGAAATAA
- the tsaE gene encoding tRNA (adenosine(37)-N6)-threonylcarbamoyltransferase complex ATPase subunit type 1 TsaE — MSSTPYHIANTNDFIPIILDIINQKYPKTVVLQGDLGAGKTSFVRSFINQLQDNTIVSSPTFTLMNIYHIHNLTIHHFDLYRLTSVEEVLEWGFEEFVTECDFAFVEWAERAWELIPSPYTLINLKHGESETERTLNISIIT; from the coding sequence ATGTCTTCAACGCCCTATCATATAGCCAACACTAATGATTTTATTCCAATCATTTTAGACATTATTAATCAAAAATATCCTAAAACAGTTGTATTACAAGGCGATCTTGGTGCTGGTAAAACAAGCTTTGTAAGAAGTTTTATAAATCAACTGCAGGATAACACAATCGTCTCTAGTCCTACTTTCACACTAATGAATATCTACCATATCCACAATCTTACCATACATCATTTTGATCTCTATAGACTGACTAGTGTAGAAGAAGTTTTGGAATGGGGTTTTGAAGAATTCGTTACAGAATGTGATTTCGCTTTTGTAGAATGGGCTGAAAGAGCTTGGGAATTAATACCCTCTCCCTATACTTTAATAAATCTGAAACATGGTGAGTCTGAAACAGAACGGACGCTTAACATTTCTATTATTACATAA
- a CDS encoding NfeD family protein, whose protein sequence is MDSNTLYIFWWTIAGALFFLELITPATIFIFPAIVALLIGFTSLFIDNIVVQGIFFFILSIGSIALIRPIFVTSQKDVGYKNGKDALIGKKLRVVETINNSSEQGRIKNASDTFPARSIDDIIIEKGQLVHVIYIEGITVFVKLIVK, encoded by the coding sequence ATGGATAGTAATACATTATATATATTTTGGTGGACTATTGCTGGGGCACTTTTTTTCTTAGAGCTTATTACTCCCGCAACAATTTTTATTTTTCCAGCAATTGTTGCGTTATTAATAGGATTTACATCGTTATTTATTGATAATATAGTGGTACAAGGAATATTTTTTTTTATACTATCTATAGGTTCTATAGCATTAATTAGACCAATATTTGTTACTAGTCAAAAAGATGTGGGTTACAAAAATGGAAAAGATGCTCTGATAGGAAAAAAACTAAGAGTAGTAGAAACTATTAATAATTCAAGTGAACAGGGTAGAATAAAAAATGCTAGTGATACTTTTCCTGCGCGTAGCATTGATGATATTATTATAGAAAAAGGACAGTTGGTACATGTTATTTATATAGAAGGTATTACTGTTTTTGTTAAATTAATTGTAAAATAA
- the opgC gene encoding OpgC domain-containing protein: MIFRDNSLDFLKGTAMILVILTHIIPGDIRFAIYDSFYIIQAVPIFVFISSY, encoded by the coding sequence ATGATATTTAGAGATAATAGTTTAGATTTCTTAAAAGGAACAGCTATGATTCTAGTTATATTAACTCACATAATTCCTGGCGATATAAGATTTGCAATCTATGATAGTTTTTATATTATTCAAGCAGTACCTATTTTTGTTTTTATTAGTTCCTATTAG
- the mtaB gene encoding tRNA (N(6)-L-threonylcarbamoyladenosine(37)-C(2))-methylthiotransferase MtaB: MIENKSQKIHMINMGCKLNTFEGNAITANLKDRGYIICDQQEDADIVIVNTCTVTAKADDKGRKYMRRAKNQGKKVIATGCYATTDGMELAEENYIDLILRNEQKFSIHEYLPLLNLGQKLVDGKDDTEFPEVSGFERTRAFLKIQDGCDKFCSFCKIPFARGRSRSQSPQKIRKAFQLLLEAGYKEIVLTGINLSDYASEEGYLGTMVQSLLAFDGDFRVRLSSLQPDEFDPILLDCLAHPKMAPHFHLSVQSGSDSVLKRMFRHYDSHTFLALISKIRAIRPDAGITTDIIVGFPNETEEEFEETLEIIRKAQFSRIHIFPYSRREGTTAARMHDFAPSIKKNREERLRVVYQETALKFAQEYCLGKPYKALTETAKQGIREAYTENYIRVHFKESDIALNEFISIIPTSVVIDKDGNLLFKTYS, translated from the coding sequence ATGATAGAAAATAAATCCCAAAAAATACATATGATTAATATGGGTTGTAAATTAAATACTTTTGAAGGAAATGCAATTACAGCAAATCTCAAAGATAGGGGATATATAATCTGTGATCAACAAGAAGATGCAGATATTGTCATTGTGAATACTTGTACTGTTACTGCTAAAGCAGATGATAAAGGCCGTAAGTATATGCGTAGAGCCAAAAATCAAGGTAAAAAAGTAATAGCAACAGGCTGTTATGCCACTACCGATGGAATGGAATTAGCAGAAGAAAATTATATAGATCTTATTTTGAGAAATGAACAAAAATTTAGTATACATGAGTATTTACCTCTTCTAAATTTAGGACAAAAATTAGTTGATGGGAAAGATGATACAGAATTTCCTGAAGTATCAGGATTTGAAAGAACAAGAGCTTTTCTAAAAATTCAAGACGGTTGTGATAAATTTTGTTCTTTTTGTAAAATTCCTTTTGCTCGTGGTCGTAGTAGAAGTCAATCACCTCAGAAAATTCGTAAAGCATTTCAATTATTGCTTGAAGCTGGTTACAAAGAAATTGTTCTTACAGGTATTAATCTCAGTGATTATGCATCAGAAGAAGGTTATCTAGGAACTATGGTGCAATCTTTATTAGCTTTTGATGGTGATTTTCGTGTGAGACTGTCTTCCTTACAACCAGATGAATTTGATCCTATCTTGTTGGATTGTTTGGCTCATCCAAAAATGGCTCCACATTTTCATTTATCAGTGCAATCAGGATCGGATAGTGTGTTGAAAAGAATGTTTAGACATTATGACTCCCATACTTTTTTAGCATTAATTTCAAAAATCAGAGCGATTCGTCCTGATGCTGGAATTACAACAGATATTATTGTTGGATTTCCAAATGAAACAGAAGAAGAATTTGAAGAAACTTTAGAAATTATTCGTAAAGCACAATTTTCTCGCATCCATATTTTTCCTTATTCTCGTCGTGAAGGGACAACAGCTGCTCGGATGCATGATTTTGCTCCCTCTATAAAAAAAAATAGAGAAGAAAGGCTCCGTGTTGTTTATCAAGAAACAGCCTTGAAATTTGCTCAAGAATATTGTTTGGGCAAGCCTTACAAAGCTTTGACAGAAACAGCGAAACAAGGTATTAGAGAGGCTTATACAGAAAATTATATTAGAGTGCACTTCAAAGAATCTGATATAGCATTGAATGAATTTATATCTATAATACCAACTAGTGTTGTGATAGATAAAGATGGTAATTTGTTATTCAAAACTTATTCCTAA
- a CDS encoding 5'-methylthioadenosine/adenosylhomocysteine nucleosidase, producing MLGIIGAMPEEIVLILENIENPSESIKGHMTYYTGKLGNQQVVLCQSGIGKVNSALVAATLIYSFNVTAIVFTGVAGGVYQKLNLGDIVIGTDFLYHDFDATAIGYKLSQIPDDNEVSIFQSDTQLSQKFTDLAIEMFGKDKIYRGRIVSGDDFVASQVKINKLRELFDAYATDMESASVAHVSNKCNIPCCIIRAISDKADGVAADTYTNFFKEAAKNSATLVVEFTKKYSL from the coding sequence ATGTTAGGAATTATTGGCGCTATGCCTGAAGAAATTGTACTTATTTTAGAAAATATAGAGAATCCATCAGAATCTATTAAAGGGCATATGACATATTATACAGGAAAATTAGGCAATCAGCAAGTAGTTCTCTGTCAATCTGGTATTGGTAAAGTAAATTCAGCTCTTGTTGCTGCTACATTAATCTATAGTTTTAATGTTACAGCTATCGTTTTCACAGGAGTTGCGGGTGGGGTTTACCAAAAATTAAATCTTGGAGATATTGTAATCGGTACGGATTTTTTATATCATGATTTTGATGCTACTGCCATTGGTTACAAATTATCACAAATACCTGATGATAATGAAGTTTCTATATTTCAATCTGACACTCAATTATCTCAAAAATTCACAGATCTTGCTATTGAGATGTTTGGAAAAGACAAAATTTATCGTGGGCGTATTGTTAGTGGAGACGATTTTGTAGCCTCTCAAGTCAAAATTAACAAATTAAGAGAGCTATTTGATGCTTATGCTACAGATATGGAAAGTGCTTCTGTTGCTCATGTATCTAACAAATGTAATATTCCTTGTTGTATTATCAGAGCCATTAGCGACAAAGCCGATGGTGTTGCAGCGGATACTTATACTAATTTTTTCAAAGAAGCTGCCAAAAATTCTGCTACATTAGTAGTAGAATTCACTAAAAAATATTCTTTATAA
- a CDS encoding phosphoglucosamine mutase, translating to MSLKVSVSGVRGIWGDSLDMDTIIKFSHAFAAYVLEKGGKKVLMGRDGRPTGDVMARLSASILNIMGLDVVDAGMVPTPTILYGVRECGFDAGIMISASHNPLEWNAFKFVKKGGVFTDEDDLVIINKYIAAPLKMPLWDKVGSYSMDDFVVDKHLSAVLKAVDVDLIKNSGLTVLLDPVNCSGSMTTKKLFDSLGIKAFYIYDEPHGCFERPAEPIPVHLTHLKDLILSKKVDVAFAQDPDADRLVVADEKGYVLSEELTPVLALQALLMRGERGSIVLNMSTSSAGALLNKQYQGKYFRSKVGEANVVKKVALEKSFYGIEGNGGIIYPAVNAGRDSLVGIALILELLAKEKKSLSEIVSQLPPVVMKKEKYNFNGDLNKLFDQMKSIFPNADINVEDGLRLDLEDGSWIHLRLSNTEPIIRLIAESSTEEKVVSLLNKINTLF from the coding sequence ATGAGTTTAAAAGTTAGTGTTTCAGGAGTCCGTGGTATTTGGGGCGATAGTCTTGATATGGATACTATTATCAAATTTTCTCATGCTTTTGCTGCCTATGTTCTTGAAAAAGGTGGTAAAAAAGTATTAATGGGGCGTGATGGTAGACCTACTGGAGATGTTATGGCTCGTTTATCTGCAAGCATCTTGAATATAATGGGTTTGGATGTTGTTGATGCTGGTATGGTACCTACGCCAACTATTTTGTATGGAGTTCGTGAGTGTGGTTTTGATGCAGGAATTATGATTTCAGCATCGCACAATCCTTTGGAGTGGAATGCTTTCAAATTTGTCAAAAAGGGTGGAGTATTTACGGATGAAGACGATCTTGTAATTATCAATAAATATATAGCAGCTCCTTTAAAGATGCCTTTATGGGATAAAGTTGGTTCTTATTCTATGGATGATTTCGTAGTGGATAAGCACCTTTCAGCTGTTTTGAAAGCAGTAGATGTAGATCTTATTAAAAATTCTGGATTGACAGTATTGTTAGATCCTGTCAATTGCTCTGGATCTATGACTACTAAAAAATTATTTGATTCTTTAGGAATAAAAGCTTTTTATATTTATGATGAACCACATGGATGTTTCGAAAGACCTGCTGAGCCTATTCCTGTACATTTAACACATTTGAAAGATCTTATTTTGTCTAAAAAAGTAGATGTCGCTTTTGCTCAAGATCCGGATGCAGATCGTTTGGTTGTAGCGGATGAAAAGGGATATGTGTTGAGTGAAGAACTTACCCCTGTTCTTGCATTACAAGCCCTCTTAATGAGAGGGGAACGCGGTAGTATTGTACTGAATATGAGTACTTCTAGTGCTGGAGCTTTACTTAACAAACAATATCAAGGAAAATATTTTAGATCCAAAGTAGGTGAGGCTAATGTTGTCAAAAAAGTAGCCTTAGAAAAATCTTTTTATGGAATAGAAGGAAATGGTGGAATTATTTATCCAGCTGTTAATGCAGGAAGAGATTCTCTCGTTGGTATTGCCTTGATTCTGGAATTATTGGCAAAAGAAAAAAAATCACTTTCTGAGATCGTATCGCAATTACCTCCTGTAGTAATGAAAAAAGAAAAATATAACTTTAATGGCGATTTGAATAAATTATTTGATCAAATGAAATCTATCTTTCCTAATGCTGACATCAATGTAGAAGATGGATTGCGTTTGGATTTAGAAGACGGATCTTGGATACATCTTCGTTTGTCAAATACAGAACCTATTATACGATTGATTGCAGAATCTTCTACAGAAGAAAAAGTAGTATCTTTATTGAATAAAATAAACACATTATTTTAG
- the ispG gene encoding flavodoxin-dependent (E)-4-hydroxy-3-methylbut-2-enyl-diphosphate synthase: MSNIKRRKTREISVGDVKIGNANQISIQSMLSVPTVDVQASVDQLFRLSSAGCDIVRLGVPDEASALALAEIKRLSPLPIIADIHFNYKLALIALESGVDGLRLNPGNISNLNHVKDVIKATKERNVPIRIGVNAGSLNPHKYPHPTAEAMVESSFEHIKLLEDLDFQDIKISFKSSNVLTMIEANRLFATRCNYPIHLGVTEAGDGMQAVVKNAIGMGTLLQEGIGDTLRVSITGDVVQEVEAGRFILRSLGLRQEGIEIISCPTCARVEYDVLEAVHAFKEKTSQIKSYIRVAIMGCVVNGPGEAREADLGIAVGKTSAVLFRKGEVIGKYSKDEMLVALLEETLALDKIKQEEVKNDD; the protein is encoded by the coding sequence ATGAGTAATATTAAGCGTAGAAAAACAAGAGAAATTTCTGTTGGTGATGTCAAAATAGGTAATGCTAATCAAATATCAATACAATCAATGTTAAGTGTTCCAACAGTAGATGTACAAGCTTCTGTGGATCAATTATTCCGTTTGTCCTCGGCTGGTTGTGATATTGTTCGCTTAGGTGTTCCTGATGAAGCTTCAGCCTTAGCTTTAGCCGAGATTAAAAGGCTATCACCTCTTCCTATAATTGCTGATATTCATTTTAATTACAAATTGGCACTTATTGCTTTAGAATCTGGGGTGGATGGCTTGCGTTTGAATCCTGGTAATATATCTAATTTGAATCATGTAAAAGATGTTATCAAAGCTACTAAAGAAAGAAATGTGCCTATTCGTATAGGTGTTAATGCTGGTTCACTTAATCCACACAAATATCCACATCCAACAGCAGAGGCGATGGTAGAGTCTTCTTTTGAACATATCAAATTACTAGAAGATTTGGACTTTCAAGATATTAAAATATCTTTCAAATCGAGTAATGTGCTTACCATGATAGAAGCAAATAGACTTTTTGCGACTCGTTGTAATTATCCTATTCATTTAGGGGTAACAGAAGCTGGTGATGGAATGCAAGCTGTTGTCAAAAATGCTATCGGTATGGGTACTTTGTTACAAGAGGGAATAGGAGACACTTTGCGTGTTTCTATTACTGGAGATGTTGTACAAGAAGTAGAAGCAGGTCGTTTTATTTTGAGATCCTTAGGACTACGGCAAGAGGGCATAGAAATTATTTCTTGTCCAACTTGTGCTCGTGTGGAATATGATGTTTTGGAAGCGGTGCATGCTTTTAAAGAAAAAACAAGTCAAATCAAATCTTATATTAGAGTTGCTATTATGGGTTGTGTAGTCAATGGGCCTGGAGAAGCTAGAGAGGCTGATCTAGGTATTGCTGTTGGTAAAACTAGTGCCGTGCTTTTCCGCAAAGGAGAAGTTATTGGAAAGTATTCTAAAGATGAAATGTTAGTAGCTCTACTCGAAGAAACATTAGCTTTGGATAAAATCAAACAAGAAGAAGTTAAAAATGACGATTAA
- a CDS encoding aldehyde dehydrogenase family protein, with the protein MSLIKKIRDSQFQTFQTGQTKSWEFRKTQLKKLKSLLIQHHDEIILALANDLGKSEFESISAEILLILEELNIFLKHGQEWSKTKKVARNTITLDGQGEIVINPFGLALIISPWNYPLQLSLVPLVAAIGAGNCVMLKPSRDTPHTSAIMAKIINNNFDSSYISVVYDEVNTQELLELEFDKIFFTGSPKVGTIVMEKAAQNLTDVTLELGGKSPAIIDNLSTTNLKKSLKRIIWGKFLNSGQTCICPDYILLNKELESTVAKLLPEIMKDFIAEKPQCKIINKKNYDRMMHYLKDCEIIFGGKSSEENLSMELTFVKPSSLDVPVMQEEIFGPILPIITYTDIKDARRLINKICPYPLAMYIFSDNKEFTSYFLNNISFGGACVNDTISHILVHDLPFGGVRTSGIGSYHGKYGFLCFSRQTSIFRKGFVFELPFRYPPYSKNLTMIKKILKKAMK; encoded by the coding sequence ATGTCATTAATCAAAAAGATTAGAGATTCTCAGTTTCAAACCTTTCAAACAGGACAAACAAAATCTTGGGAATTCCGAAAAACTCAATTAAAAAAATTGAAAAGTTTACTTATCCAACATCATGATGAAATTATTTTAGCATTAGCAAATGATCTCGGTAAAAGTGAATTTGAATCCATATCAGCTGAAATTCTTCTAATATTAGAAGAATTAAATATTTTTCTAAAACATGGTCAAGAGTGGAGTAAAACAAAAAAAGTTGCTCGAAACACGATTACATTAGATGGTCAAGGGGAAATCGTAATAAATCCCTTTGGTCTAGCATTAATCATTTCTCCTTGGAATTACCCTCTTCAATTAAGTTTAGTACCACTTGTAGCTGCTATAGGAGCTGGTAATTGTGTTATGTTAAAACCATCCCGAGATACTCCACACACATCTGCTATCATGGCAAAAATAATCAACAACAATTTTGATTCTTCTTATATTTCAGTTGTGTACGATGAAGTTAATACTCAAGAATTGCTTGAATTAGAATTCGATAAAATTTTCTTCACAGGTTCTCCTAAAGTTGGAACAATTGTTATGGAAAAAGCTGCTCAAAACCTTACAGATGTAACACTTGAGTTAGGCGGAAAATCACCGGCTATTATTGATAATCTTTCTACAACTAATTTGAAAAAAAGTTTGAAGCGTATTATTTGGGGTAAATTTCTTAATAGTGGACAAACATGTATTTGTCCAGACTATATTCTCTTGAATAAAGAATTGGAATCAACAGTCGCAAAATTACTGCCAGAAATCATGAAAGATTTTATTGCAGAAAAACCTCAATGTAAAATTATCAATAAAAAAAATTATGATAGAATGATGCATTATCTCAAAGATTGTGAAATAATATTTGGTGGAAAATCTTCAGAAGAAAATTTATCCATGGAATTAACTTTTGTCAAACCATCAAGTTTAGATGTTCCAGTAATGCAAGAAGAAATTTTTGGGCCTATTTTGCCTATTATTACATATACAGATATAAAAGATGCTCGCCGTCTTATTAACAAAATTTGCCCTTATCCATTGGCTATGTATATTTTTTCTGATAATAAAGAATTTACTAGTTACTTTTTAAATAACATTTCCTTTGGTGGTGCTTGTGTTAATGATACTATCTCCCATATTTTAGTACATGATTTACCATTTGGTGGTGTTAGAACAAGTGGAATAGGTTCTTATCATGGAAAATATGGTTTCTTATGTTTTTCTAGACAAACATCTATTTTTAGAAAAGGATTTGTATTTGAGCTACCATTCAGATACCCACCTTATTCTAAAAATTTGACTATGATCAAAAAAATTCTCAAAAAAGCTATGAAATAA
- a CDS encoding CHAP domain-containing protein codes for MKKFISSLVLCMVSFPIFANDNITFYNKLLNKSPKLVGLKEFATINGFKYNGDCSGFIAFLFHAAGLNLLNLYGQGDSGVSAIWDGLNINNLLLDHKNLQAGDIVFFDNTYDKNKNGLWDDEFSHIGVVESVDENQTITYLHYGSRGVARAKMNLSYPEIYSMNQSGRMVRYNDLIRNSSKKGVNPKYLSGALYRGAARIIVSKK; via the coding sequence ATGAAAAAATTTATTTCTAGTTTGGTGTTATGTATGGTGAGTTTTCCAATTTTTGCTAATGATAACATTACTTTTTATAATAAATTATTAAATAAATCTCCAAAATTAGTGGGACTCAAAGAATTTGCTACTATCAATGGATTCAAATATAATGGGGACTGTTCAGGATTTATAGCGTTTTTATTTCATGCAGCAGGATTGAATCTATTAAATTTATATGGACAAGGTGATAGCGGTGTTAGCGCTATTTGGGATGGTTTGAACATAAATAATTTACTACTGGATCACAAAAATCTTCAAGCAGGCGATATTGTTTTTTTTGACAATACTTATGATAAAAATAAAAATGGTCTATGGGATGATGAATTTTCACATATAGGTGTGGTTGAATCCGTTGATGAAAATCAAACAATAACATATCTTCATTATGGTAGTAGGGGTGTTGCTCGTGCAAAAATGAATCTTTCTTATCCTGAAATTTACTCTATGAATCAATCTGGAAGAATGGTTCGTTATAATGATTTGATCCGTAATTCTAGCAAAAAGGGTGTAAATCCAAAATATTTATCAGGAGCTTTGTATAGAGGTGCAGCTCGTATAATTGTAAGTAAAAAATAA
- a CDS encoding lytic transglycosylase domain-containing protein, with protein sequence MPASHIISRIQSIENRIVEIQKTGQASPKKTATKIAEARPNGDTFSEILNEVMRSKNNSPLDVINEGNDILPSTLLGNRTDSLMQLYQESGIMPTSKPKSIIGNEIQSTNPKTWDNIIENAASVYKVDSRLIHAVIQAESAYNINAVSRVGAEGLMQLMPYTAKRMGVTDSFDPEQNIYGGAKVLKEMLTRYDGDLVKSLAAYNAGPDAVDKANGIPNYKETQEYVPRVLNYYYNLKHN encoded by the coding sequence ATGCCAGCAAGTCATATTATTTCTAGAATACAATCTATAGAAAATCGTATCGTGGAAATTCAAAAAACAGGTCAAGCGTCTCCTAAAAAAACAGCCACTAAAATTGCGGAAGCTCGTCCTAATGGAGATACTTTTTCTGAAATTTTGAATGAAGTCATGCGATCTAAAAATAATTCACCATTAGATGTTATCAATGAAGGTAATGATATTCTTCCTAGCACATTACTTGGAAATCGTACTGACTCATTAATGCAATTGTACCAAGAATCTGGGATTATGCCTACTTCAAAACCAAAATCTATTATAGGTAATGAAATTCAATCAACAAATCCAAAAACATGGGATAATATTATAGAAAATGCAGCATCTGTTTATAAGGTAGATTCACGATTAATACATGCTGTTATACAGGCAGAATCAGCATATAATATTAATGCTGTTTCTCGTGTTGGAGCTGAAGGTTTGATGCAATTAATGCCTTATACAGCAAAACGAATGGGAGTAACAGATTCTTTTGATCCTGAACAAAACATCTACGGAGGGGCAAAAGTTCTTAAAGAAATGCTTACTCGTTATGATGGAGATCTTGTAAAATCATTAGCAGCTTATAATGCAGGACCAGATGCTGTTGACAAAGCTAATGGAATACCAAATTATAAAGAAACACAGGAATATGTCCCCCGTGTTTTGAATTATTATTATAATTTAAAACATAACTAA
- a CDS encoding NAD(P)H-dependent oxidoreductase: protein MKTTLWFSHPDQDKSIVNKMILEKINSLDLLLDVRNLDQLYPDFNINVAIEQDILRKTDRIILLFPVYWVGMPSLLTHWREKVFLKDFAYTEPDSDKNSELKNKELIIIMTLGAPESAYSKDGFIQEEFSQYTKWIEAMVLFTGMKLLKISPFFKSNITINQDKSILDKRVNNFVKDIFDHY from the coding sequence ATGAAAACAACACTATGGTTTTCTCATCCTGATCAAGATAAATCTATTGTAAATAAGATGATTCTTGAGAAAATTAATTCTTTGGATCTCTTATTAGATGTTAGAAATCTTGATCAATTATATCCAGATTTTAATATTAATGTAGCTATAGAACAAGATATTCTTCGTAAAACAGATAGAATTATTTTGCTTTTTCCAGTATATTGGGTAGGAATGCCGAGTCTATTAACTCATTGGCGAGAGAAAGTTTTTTTGAAAGATTTTGCTTATACAGAACCTGATTCTGATAAAAATTCTGAATTAAAGAATAAAGAATTGATTATCATTATGACTCTAGGTGCTCCTGAAAGTGCCTACTCTAAAGATGGTTTTATACAAGAAGAATTTTCACAATATACCAAATGGATAGAGGCGATGGTATTATTTACAGGGATGAAACTTTTAAAAATATCTCCCTTTTTTAAATCTAATATTACTATAAATCAAGATAAATCTATATTAGATAAAAGAGTTAATAATTTTGTTAAAGATATTTTTGATCATTATTAG